A part of Candidatus Falkowbacteria bacterium genomic DNA contains:
- a CDS encoding DJ-1/PfpI family protein yields the protein MKVVMIIAQKDFRDEELFDTKVALEQRGVEVDVATAEDKTAYGVLGGQISPNLTFGEIQPEKFDSIVLVGGAGAYDLIENKQIHILVKEFIEQNKIVAAICIAPAILSRAGVLNGKQSTIHISGVDYFQGTGVDYVEQDVVVDGWLITANGPAAASRFGQEIANKLKVYKV from the coding sequence ATGAAAGTTGTAATGATAATAGCTCAAAAAGATTTTCGAGATGAAGAACTTTTTGATACCAAGGTCGCTCTAGAACAACGGGGAGTGGAGGTTGACGTCGCAACTGCTGAAGATAAAACAGCTTATGGTGTGCTCGGTGGGCAGATTTCTCCGAATTTAACTTTTGGTGAAATTCAACCAGAAAAGTTTGACTCTATTGTTTTGGTTGGGGGAGCTGGAGCTTACGATTTAATAGAAAATAAACAAATTCATATTTTAGTTAAAGAGTTTATTGAACAAAATAAGATAGTGGCAGCCATTTGTATTGCTCCCGCAATTTTGTCTCGAGCTGGTGTACTAAATGGAAAGCAATCAACAATCCATATTTCGGGAGTTGATTATTTTCAAGGAACGGGAGTTGATTATGTTGAACAGGATGTAGTAGTTGATGGTTGGTTGATTACCGCCAATGGTCCGGCTGCAGCTTCACGTTTCGGACAAGAGATTGCAAATAAGTTAAAAGTTTATAAAGTTTAA
- a CDS encoding insulinase family protein: MYKKIVFPNKTRLILVPSKHTKATTVFFLYGVGSRYESREINGASHFLEHLMFKGTKKRPTTLDISRELDRVGAEFNAMTSKDYTGYYVKINHEKQDLAIDVLSDMLLNSKFEPVEINRERGVIVEEINMYHDNPLMSIEGVLESMVFKGNTLGWEIAGPASVIKKVSRKQLLDYKNKYYRPDNLVIAVAGRANSKIQKVLEEKFIKKSKKGKLEELIKFKPFTVKQKQPQVKVQFRDTKQVQLALGFPAYGYNSPKTYAMHLLSIILGGNMSSRLFISVRERRGLCYFVRCYPSYYQDTGNMYIQSGLDVSRLDEAIQVILGELRKIKNKGVTAKELSDAKEFLRGKIVLTLEDSSSMAEYYAKQEILTGKTMSPEVKLKKYQAVTEKEVQNLAKELFVKEKLNLALIGPFKSDKKFYKQIKL; the protein is encoded by the coding sequence ATGTACAAAAAAATAGTTTTTCCCAATAAGACCAGATTGATTCTGGTTCCTTCAAAACACACGAAAGCTACGACTGTATTTTTTTTATATGGTGTTGGTTCTCGTTATGAAAGTAGGGAAATAAATGGAGCTTCACATTTTTTGGAGCATCTAATGTTCAAGGGTACAAAAAAGAGACCAACCACTTTAGATATTTCTAGAGAATTAGATCGTGTTGGAGCTGAGTTTAATGCCATGACTTCCAAAGATTACACTGGATATTATGTGAAAATTAATCATGAAAAGCAGGATTTGGCCATTGATGTTTTGTCAGACATGCTTTTAAATTCAAAATTTGAACCAGTTGAAATTAATCGAGAAAGGGGAGTGATTGTGGAGGAAATAAACATGTATCATGATAATCCTTTAATGTCGATTGAAGGTGTTTTGGAAAGTATGGTTTTTAAGGGTAATACTTTGGGTTGGGAAATCGCTGGTCCGGCTTCAGTCATAAAAAAAGTTTCTCGCAAACAGCTTTTGGATTATAAGAACAAATATTATCGCCCAGACAATCTAGTCATTGCGGTAGCTGGTCGAGCCAATTCTAAAATTCAAAAAGTTTTGGAAGAAAAATTTATTAAAAAAAGTAAAAAAGGTAAACTTGAGGAATTGATCAAGTTTAAACCGTTTACCGTCAAACAAAAGCAACCTCAGGTTAAAGTTCAATTTCGGGATACTAAACAAGTTCAATTGGCATTAGGTTTCCCAGCTTATGGATATAATAGCCCCAAAACTTATGCTATGCATTTGTTAAGCATTATTCTGGGTGGCAATATGAGTTCACGTTTATTCATTTCGGTGCGGGAGAGAAGGGGACTTTGCTATTTTGTGCGTTGTTATCCTAGTTATTACCAGGATACTGGCAATATGTACATTCAATCAGGTTTGGATGTTAGTCGATTGGATGAAGCAATTCAGGTTATTCTTGGTGAACTTAGGAAAATTAAAAATAAAGGCGTAACAGCCAAGGAGTTAAGTGACGCTAAGGAATTTTTGCGTGGGAAAATAGTTTTAACTTTAGAAGATTCTTCAAGTATGGCCGAGTATTATGCTAAACAAGAAATTTTAACTGGTAAGACAATGTCGCCAGAGGTAAAATTGAAAAAATATCAGGCAGTTACTGAAAAAGAGGTACAGAATTTAGCTAAGGAGCTTTTTGTCAAAGAAAAATTAAATCTAGCGCTTATAGGTCCGTTCAAATCAGACAAGAAGTTTTATAAGCAGATAAAGTTGTAA
- a CDS encoding triose-phosphate isomerase yields MKKLLLANWKMELTESSTLDLVFQLKKSMKKISKVEVAIAPSFIYLKEIKNLLGRSKIQLSSQNVAPADKGKYTGEVSAAMLKELGCKYAIVGHSERRIKLNETDELVNRKINQCLEAELTPVLCVGETFEQKQQGQTDSVLVKQLQVALDKVSNLPESEIVIAYEPIWAVGTGQFLKAEELFAFQRTIKRTVSSLYTEKFYDEKVRFLYGGSINSIIAKDYWVCDYIDGILVGGASLDPMEFYNIALEAE; encoded by the coding sequence ATGAAGAAACTACTACTCGCTAATTGGAAAATGGAATTAACCGAAAGTTCAACCTTGGATTTGGTTTTTCAATTAAAAAAGAGTATGAAAAAAATAAGCAAAGTGGAGGTTGCTATTGCACCAAGCTTTATTTATTTAAAAGAAATTAAGAATCTACTTGGGCGTTCCAAAATTCAGTTATCTTCACAAAATGTTGCACCGGCGGACAAGGGTAAATACACCGGGGAGGTGTCAGCTGCCATGCTAAAGGAGCTGGGTTGTAAATATGCTATTGTTGGTCATTCTGAAAGAAGAATTAAGCTGAATGAAACTGATGAGTTGGTTAATCGCAAAATTAATCAATGCTTGGAAGCTGAATTAACACCTGTATTATGTGTTGGTGAGACATTTGAACAGAAACAGCAAGGTCAAACCGATAGTGTCTTAGTTAAACAATTACAAGTTGCTTTGGACAAGGTCAGTAATTTACCAGAAAGTGAAATAGTGATTGCTTATGAACCGATTTGGGCAGTTGGAACGGGACAGTTTTTGAAGGCAGAAGAGTTGTTTGCTTTTCAACGCACAATTAAACGAACGGTCAGTAGTTTGTATACAGAAAAGTTTTACGATGAGAAAGTTCGATTTTTGTATGGCGGTAGCATTAATAGTATTATTGCCAAAGATTATTGGGTTTGTGATTATATTGATGGGATTTTGGTTGGTGGCGCTAGTTTGGATCCGATGGAGTTTTATAATATAGCCTTAGAAGCAGAATAA
- the fba gene encoding class II fructose-1,6-bisphosphate aldolase, whose product MLVHVKKIISKAERGGYAVGAFNVNNLEIIAAVLNAAEKLKSPVIIQTTEGAIEYAGLEELVALVKAAAADLKVPVALHLDHGHDFELIKKCIEYGYSSVMIDASDKPFKKNIALVKKVVNYAHKRQVWVQAELGRLEGSEDWIKVGQKDVYLTEPEEAKDFVKQTGVDTFAPAIGNYHGVGKIINKKVLKLDLKRLEKIDKLVKVPLVLHGASGFPDNQIKGAVKAGVRVINIDSELRISFTKAERKFLKLNKDVYDPRKILAPAIKAMQKTVEKKILVLGSNDKA is encoded by the coding sequence ATGTTAGTTCATGTTAAAAAGATCATTTCTAAAGCCGAGCGCGGCGGCTATGCTGTCGGCGCTTTTAATGTCAATAATTTGGAAATTATAGCTGCAGTTTTGAATGCAGCTGAAAAATTAAAATCACCAGTTATTATTCAAACCACTGAAGGCGCGATTGAATATGCGGGATTGGAAGAATTAGTCGCTTTGGTTAAAGCAGCTGCCGCTGATTTGAAAGTTCCTGTTGCTTTGCACCTTGATCATGGTCATGATTTTGAATTAATCAAAAAATGCATTGAGTATGGTTATTCTTCTGTCATGATTGATGCTTCTGATAAACCATTCAAGAAAAATATCGCTTTGGTAAAAAAAGTTGTAAACTATGCTCACAAAAGACAGGTTTGGGTTCAGGCTGAGCTGGGGAGGTTGGAAGGTTCAGAAGATTGGATCAAAGTTGGACAAAAAGACGTCTATTTGACTGAACCGGAAGAAGCCAAAGATTTTGTTAAACAAACTGGAGTTGATACCTTTGCTCCAGCGATTGGTAACTATCATGGAGTAGGTAAAATTATCAACAAGAAGGTTTTGAAATTAGACTTGAAAAGATTAGAAAAAATTGATAAGCTAGTGAAAGTCCCACTAGTATTGCATGGTGCCTCAGGTTTTCCTGATAATCAGATCAAAGGAGCAGTTAAAGCTGGCGTTCGGGTGATTAATATTGATAGTGAGTTACGAATTTCTTTTACCAAGGCAGAACGCAAGTTTTTGAAACTGAACAAAGATGTCTATGACCCTAGAAAGATTTTAGCCCCAGCAATCAAAGCTATGCAGAAGACAGTGGAGAAAAAGATTTTAGTTTTAGGTTCAAATGATAAAGCGTGA
- a CDS encoding tetratricopeptide repeat protein, with protein sequence MLLNIILIGAIVISLGVIIFIIGRKFPKLKTLDVDTVPQAQTAKVRDKILLDRMKRTTKKSKDAVRKQAVPIFNMLTGLIKKVAGKVYDLERKYQKQATEKKPLSAKESKTKVADVLAKAQAFIKKEKWNDAEKLLIEVVSLDSKNKEVYHGLFSIYLSTKEYKQALQTAQFILRLVQKESRRVEKQSEVGQKYYTVSNASELADVYMDMGEVYQRMEKPELALANYQKALEVEPNNPRNLDQAIGICIILKHKSLAFDLIKRLEDVNPENQKLKEYYDKLTNL encoded by the coding sequence ATGTTATTAAATATAATTTTAATCGGTGCAATTGTAATCAGCTTAGGGGTGATTATTTTTATTATTGGTAGAAAATTTCCTAAGTTAAAAACTTTGGATGTGGATACAGTTCCTCAGGCGCAAACAGCCAAGGTCAGAGATAAGATTTTATTGGATCGAATGAAGCGTACAACTAAAAAAAGTAAAGACGCGGTAAGAAAACAAGCTGTTCCTATATTTAATATGTTGACTGGATTGATTAAAAAAGTAGCTGGTAAAGTTTATGATTTAGAGAGAAAATATCAAAAGCAAGCTACAGAAAAAAAACCTTTATCCGCGAAGGAATCAAAAACTAAAGTGGCTGATGTTTTAGCTAAGGCACAAGCTTTTATAAAAAAAGAAAAATGGAATGATGCGGAAAAATTATTGATTGAAGTAGTTAGTTTGGACTCAAAGAATAAGGAGGTTTATCATGGACTGTTTAGTATTTATTTATCTACCAAAGAATATAAACAAGCTTTGCAAACTGCTCAATTTATTTTACGTTTAGTACAAAAAGAAAGTCGTAGAGTGGAAAAACAAAGTGAAGTTGGTCAAAAATACTATACTGTTTCCAATGCTTCAGAGCTAGCAGATGTGTATATGGACATGGGTGAGGTTTATCAGAGAATGGAAAAACCTGAGTTGGCTTTGGCTAATTATCAGAAGGCACTTGAAGTTGAACCAAATAATCCACGTAATCTTGATCAAGCAATTGGAATTTGTATTATATTGAAGCATAAATCTTTAGCGTTTGATTTAATCAAACGATTGGAAGATGTTAATCCAGAAAATCAGAAGTTGAAGGAGTATTATGATAAATTGACTAATTTGTAA
- a CDS encoding TrmB family transcriptional regulator gives MILENELQRVGLSDKEAKVYIAALELGLESVQNIAEKAGVNRATTYSVLEGLITKGLIGISQEGKKTRYSATSPDYLNTQFEIRKKEIEESQKNFKKILPQLSSIHNVKKNKPVIKYYEGKSGLLSCAEDFTQIFDPNSNEPARMIYNRDKIINVITDEERSSYAKMRTDRKVKSKVLYNTSVENILRGRMGSRLIVDEKDFKFDGDISIYKDYIRMSSLGKPINAILIQDKCLAQTLKAIFDMAWETALRNKIEEKKSKK, from the coding sequence ATGATTTTAGAAAATGAATTACAAAGAGTTGGATTATCAGACAAAGAAGCTAAAGTTTATATAGCTGCTTTAGAGCTGGGATTAGAGTCTGTTCAAAATATTGCAGAAAAAGCTGGCGTTAATCGTGCTACAACTTATTCCGTTCTTGAAGGATTAATTACCAAAGGGCTAATTGGTATTTCACAGGAAGGTAAAAAAACTCGTTATTCTGCTACTTCTCCGGATTATTTAAATACCCAATTTGAAATTAGAAAAAAGGAAATTGAAGAAAGTCAGAAAAACTTTAAAAAGATTTTGCCACAGCTTTCCTCAATTCATAATGTTAAAAAAAATAAACCAGTTATAAAGTATTATGAAGGTAAATCAGGCCTTTTGAGTTGTGCAGAGGATTTTACTCAAATTTTTGACCCAAATTCTAATGAGCCGGCAAGAATGATTTACAACAGAGACAAAATAATCAATGTTATTACTGATGAAGAACGTAGTTCCTATGCAAAAATGCGAACTGATAGAAAAGTGAAGTCCAAGGTTCTATATAATACGAGTGTGGAAAATATATTGAGAGGCAGAATGGGTAGTAGGTTAATAGTTGATGAAAAGGATTTCAAATTTGACGGAGATATCTCTATTTATAAAGATTATATTAGGATGTCCAGCTTAGGTAAGCCGATCAATGCAATTTTGATTCAAGATAAATGCTTGGCGCAAACCTTGAAAGCAATTTTCGATATGGCTTGGGAGACAGCTTTACGTAATAAAATAGAAGAAAAAAAATCAAAAAAGTAA